One window of the Oncorhynchus keta strain PuntledgeMale-10-30-2019 chromosome 31, Oket_V2, whole genome shotgun sequence genome contains the following:
- the LOC118367892 gene encoding complement C1r subcomponent-like isoform X2, with protein sequence MDWVYSTLWLLGVSVCEFWVPVSSAVIGCGEPEPLPNGRVTFISGSQNQHLSVIQYQCNAQFYSLPEGHKGNFTCSSDGKWKDRLNSSLIPQCIPVCGCPTVKLSGFGRILGGKPAPAGSFPWQVLLTGNGRGGGIVVGDRWIMTAAHVLDLYPREFPRVYVGHNNVEMLIQSPPLEVASLHIHPEYNNIGDVNYDHDIALIHLKHPITFNAHIMPLCLPAKDAKYPTGRNGLISGFGNKELDMTTNNLMYVPLPVVNQTICRKSIEKVKNERNLSLTDNMLCAGNSEGGKDSCTGDSGGAYILKEGDYFWAAGIVSWGINCGEPGQYGVYTRVANYVDWIKKTIEEEEQKTICGRPMVSIEIHQRILGGEVAPKGTFPWQMLLSVEGGRSGGMVIGDRWILTAAHGLVHQHNNQVIKKSGVMAYVGDNNVENLLQSPPLEVASLHPHPGYSNTDGLSFNHDIALIKLQHPLTFSSSIMQVCLPAKDAEYSTGRVGWVSGFGLKDDDVKPSYLRYVRIPLVDQVKCRSSIDEVRKKKREAPDLTDGMFCAGLPEGGKDTCAGDGGGPYVLKYGGVFWVAGIASWGIDCGEPGQYGVYTRVANYVEWIEKTMEENRN encoded by the exons ATGGACTGGGTCTATTCAACACTCTG GCtgctgggtgtgtctgtgtgtgagttttGGGTTCCAGTCTCTTCTGCAGTGATTGGCTGTGGGGAACCTGAACCGTTGCCGAATGGAAGGGTGACGTTCATATCTGGCTCTCAGAACCAGCACCTCTCAGTCATTCAGTACCAATGCAATGCGCAGTTCTACAGTCTTCCTGAAGGACATAAAG GAAACTTCACATGCTCATCAGACGGAAAATGGAAAGACCGCCTGAACAGCTCACTGATTCCTCAATGTATCCCAG tGTGTGGTTGTCCTACAGTGAAACTTTCAGGATTTGGAAGGATTTTGGGGGGAAAGCCAGCTCCAGCTGGATCCTTCCCCTGGCAGGTGTTGTTGACAGGTaatggtagaggaggagggatagtgGTCGGGGACCGCTGGATCATGACTGCAGCACATGTCCTGGATCTATATCCCAGGGAATTTCCTAGG GTATATGTTGGACACAACAATGTGGAAATGCTCATCCAGTCTCCACCTCTTGAGGTCGCCTCTCTCCATATTCACCCTGAATACAACAATATAGGTGATGTAAACTACGACCATGACATCGCCCTGATCCATCTcaaacatccaatcacattcaaTGCTCATATCATGCCACTGTGTCTGCCAGCAAAGGACGCTAAATATCCGACTGGGCGGAATGG CTTAATTTCAGGATTTGGCAACAAAGAGCTTGATATGACTACCAATAACCTCATGTATGTTCCTCTACCTGTGGTGAACCAGACAATCTGTAGAAAATCTATTGAGAAGGTGAAAAATGAAAGAAATCTCAGTCTAACAGACAACATGCTCTGTGCTGGGAATTCTGAGGGAGGCAAGGACTCCTGTAcgggagacagtggaggagcgtACATCCTGAAGGAGGGTGATTATTTCTGGGCAGCAGGGATCGTCAGCTGGGGGATTAACTGTGGAGAGCCTGGACAATATGGGGTCTACACCCGTGTGGCTAACTACGTAGACTGGATCAAGAAGACCATAGAGGAGGAAGAGCAAAAAACAA TCTGTGGAAGACCCATGGTGTCCATAGAAATACACCAAAGGATTCTGGGAGGAGAGGTAGCTCCAAAAGGAACATTTCCCTGGCAGATGCTTCTCAGTGTGGAAGGAGGCCGATCAGGAGGGATGGTCATCGGGGACAGGTGGATCCTGACTGCTGCTCATGGCCTGGTGCATCAACATAACAACCAAGTCATCAAGAAGAGTGGAGTTATG GCATACGTTGGCGACAACAATGTGGAAAACCTCCTTCAGTCTCCACCTCTTGAAGTGgcctctctccatcctcacccTGGGTACAGTAACACAGACGGTTTATCCTTCAACCACGACATTGCCTTGATCAAGCTTCAACACCCACTCACATTCAGTAGTTCCATCATGCAAGTGTGTCTGCCCGCAAAGGATGCTGAATACTCCACTGGAAGAGTTGG CTGGGTTTCAGGGTTTGGCCTCAAAGATGATGATGTAAAGCCCAGTTACCTCAGATATGTCCGGATTCCCCTGGTGGACCAGGTGAAGTGCAGAAGCTCTATTGATGAggtgaggaagaagaagagagaagccCCTGATTTGACAGACGGCATGTTCTGTGCCGGGTTACCAGAGGGTGGAAAGGACACCTGTGCAGGGGATGGTGGAGGGCCGTATGTCCTGAAGTATGGGGGAGTTTTCTGGGTAGCAGGAATCGCCAGCTGGGGAATTGACTGTGGAGAACCAGGCCAATATGGGGTCTACACCCGTGTAGCTAACTATGTAGAATGGATCGAGAAGACTATGGAGGAGAATCGAAATTAG
- the LOC118367892 gene encoding serine protease 53-like isoform X1 has product MDWVYSTLWLLGVSVCEFWVPVSSAVIGCGEPEPLPNGRVTFISGSQNQHLSVIQYQCNAQFYSLPEGHKGNFTCSSDGKWKDRLNSSLIPQCIPGNSSFTLECVFVCVYCVLYLFSPCVYLQSVCLWMTSRGLCLSIVCGCPTVKLSGFGRILGGKPAPAGSFPWQVLLTGNGRGGGIVVGDRWIMTAAHVLDLYPREFPRVYVGHNNVEMLIQSPPLEVASLHIHPEYNNIGDVNYDHDIALIHLKHPITFNAHIMPLCLPAKDAKYPTGRNGLISGFGNKELDMTTNNLMYVPLPVVNQTICRKSIEKVKNERNLSLTDNMLCAGNSEGGKDSCTGDSGGAYILKEGDYFWAAGIVSWGINCGEPGQYGVYTRVANYVDWIKKTIEEEEQKTICGRPMVSIEIHQRILGGEVAPKGTFPWQMLLSVEGGRSGGMVIGDRWILTAAHGLVHQHNNQVIKKSGVMAYVGDNNVENLLQSPPLEVASLHPHPGYSNTDGLSFNHDIALIKLQHPLTFSSSIMQVCLPAKDAEYSTGRVGWVSGFGLKDDDVKPSYLRYVRIPLVDQVKCRSSIDEVRKKKREAPDLTDGMFCAGLPEGGKDTCAGDGGGPYVLKYGGVFWVAGIASWGIDCGEPGQYGVYTRVANYVEWIEKTMEENRN; this is encoded by the exons ATGGACTGGGTCTATTCAACACTCTG GCtgctgggtgtgtctgtgtgtgagttttGGGTTCCAGTCTCTTCTGCAGTGATTGGCTGTGGGGAACCTGAACCGTTGCCGAATGGAAGGGTGACGTTCATATCTGGCTCTCAGAACCAGCACCTCTCAGTCATTCAGTACCAATGCAATGCGCAGTTCTACAGTCTTCCTGAAGGACATAAAG GAAACTTCACATGCTCATCAGACGGAAAATGGAAAGACCGCCTGAACAGCTCACTGATTCCTCAATGTATCCCAGGTAACTCCAGTTTCACccttgagtgtgtgtttgtgtgtgtgtactgtgtattgtatcttttctctccctgtgtgtatctacagtcagtctgtctctggatgACCAGTAggggtctctgtctgtccatagtGTGTGGTTGTCCTACAGTGAAACTTTCAGGATTTGGAAGGATTTTGGGGGGAAAGCCAGCTCCAGCTGGATCCTTCCCCTGGCAGGTGTTGTTGACAGGTaatggtagaggaggagggatagtgGTCGGGGACCGCTGGATCATGACTGCAGCACATGTCCTGGATCTATATCCCAGGGAATTTCCTAGG GTATATGTTGGACACAACAATGTGGAAATGCTCATCCAGTCTCCACCTCTTGAGGTCGCCTCTCTCCATATTCACCCTGAATACAACAATATAGGTGATGTAAACTACGACCATGACATCGCCCTGATCCATCTcaaacatccaatcacattcaaTGCTCATATCATGCCACTGTGTCTGCCAGCAAAGGACGCTAAATATCCGACTGGGCGGAATGG CTTAATTTCAGGATTTGGCAACAAAGAGCTTGATATGACTACCAATAACCTCATGTATGTTCCTCTACCTGTGGTGAACCAGACAATCTGTAGAAAATCTATTGAGAAGGTGAAAAATGAAAGAAATCTCAGTCTAACAGACAACATGCTCTGTGCTGGGAATTCTGAGGGAGGCAAGGACTCCTGTAcgggagacagtggaggagcgtACATCCTGAAGGAGGGTGATTATTTCTGGGCAGCAGGGATCGTCAGCTGGGGGATTAACTGTGGAGAGCCTGGACAATATGGGGTCTACACCCGTGTGGCTAACTACGTAGACTGGATCAAGAAGACCATAGAGGAGGAAGAGCAAAAAACAA TCTGTGGAAGACCCATGGTGTCCATAGAAATACACCAAAGGATTCTGGGAGGAGAGGTAGCTCCAAAAGGAACATTTCCCTGGCAGATGCTTCTCAGTGTGGAAGGAGGCCGATCAGGAGGGATGGTCATCGGGGACAGGTGGATCCTGACTGCTGCTCATGGCCTGGTGCATCAACATAACAACCAAGTCATCAAGAAGAGTGGAGTTATG GCATACGTTGGCGACAACAATGTGGAAAACCTCCTTCAGTCTCCACCTCTTGAAGTGgcctctctccatcctcacccTGGGTACAGTAACACAGACGGTTTATCCTTCAACCACGACATTGCCTTGATCAAGCTTCAACACCCACTCACATTCAGTAGTTCCATCATGCAAGTGTGTCTGCCCGCAAAGGATGCTGAATACTCCACTGGAAGAGTTGG CTGGGTTTCAGGGTTTGGCCTCAAAGATGATGATGTAAAGCCCAGTTACCTCAGATATGTCCGGATTCCCCTGGTGGACCAGGTGAAGTGCAGAAGCTCTATTGATGAggtgaggaagaagaagagagaagccCCTGATTTGACAGACGGCATGTTCTGTGCCGGGTTACCAGAGGGTGGAAAGGACACCTGTGCAGGGGATGGTGGAGGGCCGTATGTCCTGAAGTATGGGGGAGTTTTCTGGGTAGCAGGAATCGCCAGCTGGGGAATTGACTGTGGAGAACCAGGCCAATATGGGGTCTACACCCGTGTAGCTAACTATGTAGAATGGATCGAGAAGACTATGGAGGAGAATCGAAATTAG
- the LOC118367892 gene encoding complement C1r subcomponent-like isoform X3, translated as MDWVYSTLWLLGVSVCEFWVPVSSAVIGCGEPEPLPNGRVTFISGSQNQHLSVIQYQCNAQFYSLPEGHKGNFTCSSDGKWKDRLNSSLIPQCIPGNSSFTLECVFVCVYCVLYLFSPCVYLQSVCLWMTSRGLCLSIVCGCPTVKLSGFGRILGGKPAPAGSFPWQVLLTGNGRGGGIVVGDRWIMTAAHVLDLYPREFPRVYVGHNNVEMLIQSPPLEVASLHIHPEYNNIGDVNYDHDIALIHLKHPITFNAHIMPLCLPAKDAKYPTGRNGLISGFGNKELDMTTNNLMYVPLPVVNQTICRKSIEKVKNERNLSLTDNMLCAGNSEGGKDSCTGDSGGAYILKEGDYFWAAGIVSWGINCGEPGQYGVYTRVANYVDWIKKTIEEEEQKTICGRPMVSIEIHQRILGGEVAPKGTFPWQMLLSVEGGRSGGMVIGDRWILTAAHGLVHQHNNQVIKKSGVMAYVGDNNVENLLQSPPLEVASLHPHPGYSNTDGLSFNHDIALIKLQHPLTFSSSIMQVCLPAKDAEYSTGRVGSSLS; from the exons ATGGACTGGGTCTATTCAACACTCTG GCtgctgggtgtgtctgtgtgtgagttttGGGTTCCAGTCTCTTCTGCAGTGATTGGCTGTGGGGAACCTGAACCGTTGCCGAATGGAAGGGTGACGTTCATATCTGGCTCTCAGAACCAGCACCTCTCAGTCATTCAGTACCAATGCAATGCGCAGTTCTACAGTCTTCCTGAAGGACATAAAG GAAACTTCACATGCTCATCAGACGGAAAATGGAAAGACCGCCTGAACAGCTCACTGATTCCTCAATGTATCCCAGGTAACTCCAGTTTCACccttgagtgtgtgtttgtgtgtgtgtactgtgtattgtatcttttctctccctgtgtgtatctacagtcagtctgtctctggatgACCAGTAggggtctctgtctgtccatagtGTGTGGTTGTCCTACAGTGAAACTTTCAGGATTTGGAAGGATTTTGGGGGGAAAGCCAGCTCCAGCTGGATCCTTCCCCTGGCAGGTGTTGTTGACAGGTaatggtagaggaggagggatagtgGTCGGGGACCGCTGGATCATGACTGCAGCACATGTCCTGGATCTATATCCCAGGGAATTTCCTAGG GTATATGTTGGACACAACAATGTGGAAATGCTCATCCAGTCTCCACCTCTTGAGGTCGCCTCTCTCCATATTCACCCTGAATACAACAATATAGGTGATGTAAACTACGACCATGACATCGCCCTGATCCATCTcaaacatccaatcacattcaaTGCTCATATCATGCCACTGTGTCTGCCAGCAAAGGACGCTAAATATCCGACTGGGCGGAATGG CTTAATTTCAGGATTTGGCAACAAAGAGCTTGATATGACTACCAATAACCTCATGTATGTTCCTCTACCTGTGGTGAACCAGACAATCTGTAGAAAATCTATTGAGAAGGTGAAAAATGAAAGAAATCTCAGTCTAACAGACAACATGCTCTGTGCTGGGAATTCTGAGGGAGGCAAGGACTCCTGTAcgggagacagtggaggagcgtACATCCTGAAGGAGGGTGATTATTTCTGGGCAGCAGGGATCGTCAGCTGGGGGATTAACTGTGGAGAGCCTGGACAATATGGGGTCTACACCCGTGTGGCTAACTACGTAGACTGGATCAAGAAGACCATAGAGGAGGAAGAGCAAAAAACAA TCTGTGGAAGACCCATGGTGTCCATAGAAATACACCAAAGGATTCTGGGAGGAGAGGTAGCTCCAAAAGGAACATTTCCCTGGCAGATGCTTCTCAGTGTGGAAGGAGGCCGATCAGGAGGGATGGTCATCGGGGACAGGTGGATCCTGACTGCTGCTCATGGCCTGGTGCATCAACATAACAACCAAGTCATCAAGAAGAGTGGAGTTATG GCATACGTTGGCGACAACAATGTGGAAAACCTCCTTCAGTCTCCACCTCTTGAAGTGgcctctctccatcctcacccTGGGTACAGTAACACAGACGGTTTATCCTTCAACCACGACATTGCCTTGATCAAGCTTCAACACCCACTCACATTCAGTAGTTCCATCATGCAAGTGTGTCTGCCCGCAAAGGATGCTGAATACTCCACTGGAAGAGTTGG ctcatcactaagctaa